A region from the Prochlorococcus marinus XMU1408 genome encodes:
- the rbfA gene encoding 30S ribosome-binding factor RbfA: protein MANSRRVEKLAALLKREVSELLVHGVRDERIHQAMITITGVEVSGDLQHARIFISLFGEEKKKAEVLVGLEEAKGFIRAELSRRLQMRRSPELVFKIDKGMTKGPAVLDLLNSLELERKSKDISKDL, encoded by the coding sequence ATGGCTAATTCCAGAAGGGTTGAAAAATTAGCAGCTTTACTAAAAAGAGAAGTTAGTGAACTTTTAGTTCATGGTGTTAGAGATGAAAGAATTCATCAAGCTATGATCACAATTACTGGTGTTGAAGTCTCAGGGGACTTGCAACATGCAAGAATTTTTATAAGTCTTTTTGGTGAAGAGAAAAAAAAAGCTGAAGTACTAGTTGGTTTAGAGGAAGCAAAAGGATTTATTCGTGCTGAGCTTTCTCGAAGGCTACAAATGAGACGATCCCCTGAGCTTGTGTTCAAGATTGATAAAGGTATGACCAAAGGTCCTGCAGTTTTAGACCTTCTAAATTCATTAGAACTTGAACGTAAAAGTAAAGATATAAGTAAAGACTTATAG
- a CDS encoding chlororespiratory reduction protein 7, with amino-acid sequence MSDPLIREMDNYVVLVPGESEQFLTKDQTLLWLQTWLNKFDSLPLDLACKSSIEEAAQHLLDTACDLEIKTGFTIQWYAVRLESPDQ; translated from the coding sequence ATGTCTGATCCGCTAATTAGAGAAATGGATAATTATGTTGTTTTGGTCCCTGGAGAAAGTGAACAATTCCTGACTAAAGACCAAACTCTTTTATGGCTTCAAACTTGGTTAAATAAATTTGATTCATTACCACTAGATCTTGCATGTAAGTCTTCAATAGAAGAAGCTGCACAACATTTACTTGATACAGCCTGCGACCTAGAAATCAAAACAGGTTTTACAATTCAGTGGTATGCCGTTCGGCTTGAGTCTCCGGATCAATAA
- a CDS encoding RibD family protein, giving the protein MKKKWVRLVLASSIDGRIAYPEGGKTQLGQSGDRLVLEESLAWSDGILMGGQTLRDHQSICVIKNKNLLKQRTLEGKNAQPIALIASNQIDFPATWPFFKQPLQRWLIQKQEKKNESLLHNGFDKKINLKFTWRDSLDVLYQKGIAKIVLLGGANLISNFLLEDLIDELQITITPNLLGGDYCWVSSELRNLNTIMNKKNNWILKESRKLGNNELLIRYFRNNLSKI; this is encoded by the coding sequence TTGAAAAAAAAATGGGTTAGATTAGTTTTAGCTTCTAGTATTGATGGACGTATCGCTTATCCAGAAGGAGGAAAAACACAACTAGGTCAGTCTGGTGATCGTTTGGTTTTAGAAGAATCACTTGCTTGGTCAGATGGAATTTTAATGGGAGGACAAACGCTGAGAGATCATCAATCTATTTGTGTCATTAAAAATAAAAACTTATTAAAACAAAGAACATTAGAAGGAAAAAATGCACAGCCAATTGCTCTTATAGCCAGCAATCAAATAGACTTTCCAGCCACTTGGCCTTTTTTTAAACAACCTCTTCAAAGATGGTTGATCCAAAAGCAAGAAAAGAAAAATGAGAGTCTGCTTCATAATGGATTCGATAAAAAAATAAATTTAAAATTCACGTGGCGTGATTCTCTTGATGTTTTATATCAAAAAGGTATTGCGAAAATTGTATTACTAGGAGGCGCAAATCTTATTTCAAATTTTCTTTTAGAGGATCTAATAGATGAATTACAAATTACCATTACGCCTAATCTGCTAGGAGGAGATTACTGCTGGGTTTCATCTGAATTAAGAAACTTAAATACGATAATGAATAAAAAAAATAATTGGATTCTAAAAGAAAGTAGAAAGCTCGGTAATAATGAATTACTTATCAGATATTTTAGAAATAATTTATCCAAAATATAG
- a CDS encoding glutathione S-transferase family protein gives MLELHQFRHSPYCLKVRMALAAKKLEYRTVEITPAIGQIDIFQKTGQRKLPVLFDKETTIHDSSLIIRHLEKIEIEPKLIPEGPKEASQAQIIENWADTTLAKSIKIVFLEELSKNPRLIPSLFANEISDSMQKVLFNIPTNFASQISRLINQKEKESLKSNLEYLSNLIVQESFLFGGKLSIADISVASHLSLLKFPSSSGEKLAGKGCSLYLNDPSLQNLFKWRDLIEDQLEITNHH, from the coding sequence ATGTTGGAACTTCATCAATTTAGGCACTCACCTTATTGCTTGAAAGTAAGAATGGCTTTGGCTGCAAAAAAGCTTGAATATCGAACCGTTGAGATAACTCCAGCCATAGGGCAAATAGATATCTTTCAAAAAACAGGACAAAGAAAATTACCCGTACTTTTTGATAAGGAAACAACAATCCATGACTCAAGTTTAATAATACGACACTTAGAGAAAATTGAAATAGAACCAAAATTAATACCAGAGGGTCCAAAGGAAGCTTCTCAGGCACAAATAATTGAGAATTGGGCAGATACAACTTTGGCAAAATCTATAAAAATTGTCTTTTTGGAGGAGCTTTCTAAGAATCCAAGATTGATTCCCTCTTTATTCGCCAACGAAATTTCGGATTCTATGCAAAAAGTTCTTTTTAATATACCTACAAATTTTGCTAGTCAGATTTCTAGATTAATAAACCAGAAAGAGAAAGAATCTCTAAAATCAAATCTTGAATACCTATCAAATTTAATTGTTCAAGAAAGTTTTCTTTTTGGAGGCAAGCTTTCTATTGCTGATATTTCTGTAGCATCACACTTATCACTACTCAAATTTCCAAGTTCATCTGGAGAAAAGCTTGCTGGGAAAGGTTGTTCTTTATATTTAAATGATCCAAGTCTTCAAAATCTTTTTAAATGGAGAGACTTAATTGAAGATCAATTAGAAATAACTAACCATCATTAG
- a CDS encoding DUF751 family protein, producing the protein MGEFFSNVSRYPKYLITIVLGVFTSAISPLIKRGSNPITAIALVGALLSGLLTIIFLLKAMAFPVSIT; encoded by the coding sequence ATGGGTGAGTTTTTTTCTAATGTTTCTAGATATCCCAAATATCTCATCACAATAGTTTTGGGGGTTTTCACTTCTGCCATTTCTCCATTAATTAAAAGAGGTAGTAATCCGATCACAGCGATTGCTCTAGTTGGGGCGTTGTTAAGTGGACTTCTGACAATAATTTTCTTATTAAAGGCTATGGCTTTCCCTGTCTCAATTACTTAG
- a CDS encoding DUF6816 family protein, with protein sequence MRQKFFLFLVSILIIFTYTGSVLAETIIETNNFQPSKLSERKSNWPDWRLPFSIKRPGLKDDLIYPDWFEGVWDVTSVIEGGKNNNKNQEPIIHSAKFIHNTSGNLIADREYNTNSYALSSKTGGFLSVKNDPKSPNRQVAKLTEDRYLETKIIGRLQEKINNNIFITDELILQILHTPEFSRVSQVETLTEFKKCRSNQNNEINLSDFNICGEQFQAIYNQPGQNVISLPIKTEKSKLLLRKTNDG encoded by the coding sequence ATGAGACAGAAATTTTTCTTATTTTTGGTTTCTATTTTAATTATTTTTACTTACACAGGTTCTGTACTTGCTGAAACTATTATTGAAACAAATAATTTTCAACCATCTAAGCTTTCTGAACGCAAATCAAATTGGCCTGATTGGCGCTTACCTTTTTCCATTAAACGTCCAGGATTGAAAGATGATTTGATTTACCCTGATTGGTTTGAAGGGGTATGGGATGTCACTAGCGTGATAGAAGGTGGTAAGAATAATAATAAGAATCAGGAACCTATTATTCACTCAGCTAAATTTATTCACAATACCTCTGGTAATTTAATTGCCGACCGTGAATACAACACTAATTCTTATGCTTTGAGCTCAAAGACTGGTGGTTTTTTATCAGTAAAGAATGATCCTAAATCTCCTAATCGTCAGGTTGCTAAATTAACTGAAGATAGGTATTTAGAGACAAAAATCATAGGAAGATTGCAAGAAAAAATAAATAATAATATTTTTATAACTGATGAATTAATCTTACAAATTTTGCATACACCAGAATTCAGCAGGGTTAGTCAGGTCGAAACATTAACTGAGTTTAAAAAATGTAGATCTAATCAAAATAATGAAATAAATCTGAGCGATTTTAATATTTGTGGCGAACAATTTCAGGCAATTTATAATCAACCTGGTCAAAATGTCATTTCTTTGCCAATTAAAACAGAGAAATCTAAATTATTACTTAGAAAGACTAATGATGGTTAG
- a CDS encoding 6-pyruvoyl trahydropterin synthase family protein, producing MEAITSNFPHGEGRSCVITRRACFSASHLYRLPELSDDDNSALFGPCSIAPGHGHNYELIVTMEGELNKYGMVLNLSDVKHAIKNEVTSQLDFRFLNDTWPEFDLSKPEGCLPTTESLVRIIWKRLKSHLPLKSLRLYENPKLWADYQGNAMDAYLTVQTHFSAAHRLAREDLPQTENEKIFGKCARPNGHGHNYLIDITVKGKINPRTGMICDLSALNSLINDLVVEPFDHTFLNKDIPYFTNCVPTAENIALHISDKLTNPINAIGANLYKIKLQESPNNAAEVYASVPESKIDTKDSKNKVGLLR from the coding sequence ATGGAAGCAATCACATCTAATTTCCCTCACGGAGAGGGGAGAAGCTGTGTAATTACAAGGCGAGCCTGCTTCAGCGCAAGTCACCTGTATAGGCTTCCTGAATTATCTGATGATGATAATTCAGCTTTGTTTGGCCCATGCTCAATAGCTCCTGGCCACGGTCATAATTACGAGTTAATCGTAACCATGGAAGGAGAACTGAATAAATATGGCATGGTCTTAAACCTTTCAGATGTAAAACATGCCATAAAAAACGAAGTAACAAGTCAGCTTGACTTTCGTTTTTTGAATGACACATGGCCAGAGTTTGACCTATCTAAACCTGAAGGTTGCCTTCCCACAACCGAAAGTTTAGTGCGTATTATATGGAAGCGCCTTAAATCTCACTTACCCCTAAAATCTCTTCGACTTTACGAAAACCCAAAACTCTGGGCTGACTATCAAGGAAATGCTATGGATGCTTATTTAACAGTTCAAACACACTTTTCAGCTGCTCATCGCCTAGCCAGAGAAGACCTACCACAAACCGAAAATGAAAAAATATTTGGAAAATGTGCGCGACCTAATGGACATGGTCATAATTATTTAATAGATATAACTGTCAAAGGAAAAATAAACCCTAGGACAGGAATGATATGTGATTTATCTGCCTTAAATAGTTTAATTAATGATTTAGTTGTAGAGCCTTTTGATCATACTTTTTTAAATAAAGATATTCCTTATTTTACAAATTGTGTACCTACAGCTGAAAATATTGCATTACATATTTCAGATAAGTTAACTAATCCAATTAATGCAATTGGGGCAAATTTATATAAGATAAAACTACAGGAGAGTCCAAACAATGCAGCTGAAGTATATGCAAGCGTACCCGAATCAAAAATCGATACTAAAGACTCAAAGAATAAGGTCGGCTTGCTGAGATAA
- a CDS encoding shikimate kinase has translation MAVQSSPQTLKEKLGGRNIFLIGMMGSGKSQTGPVLAKIINYAFVDTDDVIEKASKQSISSIFEKDGEKVFRDVEKQVLKEISQHHSLVIATGGGLVSLPENWGILHQGIVIWIDLDLKRSIKRLESDNKKRPLLIGDDLANNFNQIYESRKPMYLESDLRIEVEDQSPYEVATMIAERLPSILIDPETQAERHTTEL, from the coding sequence ATGGCCGTCCAATCAAGCCCTCAAACTCTTAAAGAAAAGTTAGGTGGTCGAAATATTTTTTTGATAGGAATGATGGGTTCTGGCAAAAGTCAAACGGGACCAGTTCTCGCGAAAATAATAAATTATGCTTTTGTTGATACTGATGATGTTATAGAAAAAGCTTCTAAACAATCTATTTCATCTATTTTTGAAAAAGATGGTGAAAAAGTCTTTAGGGATGTTGAAAAACAAGTTTTAAAAGAAATTAGCCAACATCATTCTCTTGTAATTGCTACTGGAGGTGGTTTAGTTTCACTGCCTGAAAACTGGGGAATTCTTCATCAAGGAATCGTTATTTGGATAGATCTTGATTTAAAACGTTCAATTAAACGATTAGAAAGTGATAATAAGAAACGCCCTTTACTAATTGGGGATGACTTGGCTAATAATTTTAATCAGATTTATGAAAGTAGAAAACCTATGTATTTAGAATCAGATTTGAGAATAGAAGTTGAGGATCAATCTCCATATGAAGTAGCAACTATGATTGCTGAACGTTTACCAAGTATCCTTATTGATCCGGAGACTCAAGCCGAACGGCATACCACTGAATTGTAA
- a CDS encoding GNAT family N-acetyltransferase encodes MKNIKIKWHASIQEIPKIIWDNFLKENSTPFYKWDWLNALERSESVNTKYGWQPLFLSAWSENDVIACAPLYLKSHSYGEFIFDNAFVQLAQDMGLQYYPKLIGMSPLSPIEGYRFLFAEGVNEIELTQILFSEIDSFAKQNGILSCNFLYVDPKWMKVAESLDCAKWINQQSLLRLNEENNFSDFLKNFNSNQRRNIKRERASIKKYGVKVQPLSGSQINVINLKKMHYYYKLHCSRWGVWGSKYLTESFFTELTSTEIKENIILFEAKEEGSDKTIGMSLCVKNENMLWGRYWGSEKNIDNLHFETCYYSPIEWAIANKIRYFDPGAGGSHKKRRGFIAKPNASLHRWYNLAMDSLIREWLPKANKLMLDQINATNNEVPFKFEEPKLSNT; translated from the coding sequence ATGAAAAATATAAAAATCAAATGGCATGCATCAATCCAAGAAATTCCTAAAATTATTTGGGATAATTTCTTAAAAGAAAATTCAACTCCTTTTTATAAGTGGGATTGGTTAAATGCATTAGAAAGATCAGAAAGTGTAAATACAAAATATGGATGGCAACCATTATTTCTCTCTGCTTGGAGTGAAAATGATGTAATTGCATGTGCACCTCTCTATCTTAAATCTCATAGTTATGGAGAATTCATTTTTGATAATGCCTTTGTTCAACTAGCTCAAGATATGGGACTTCAATATTATCCAAAACTAATAGGCATGAGTCCATTAAGTCCAATAGAGGGTTATCGCTTTCTTTTTGCTGAAGGAGTTAATGAAATTGAGCTCACACAAATATTATTCTCTGAAATTGATAGTTTTGCTAAACAAAATGGTATTCTAAGTTGTAATTTTTTATATGTAGATCCTAAATGGATGAAAGTAGCTGAATCTCTAGATTGCGCTAAATGGATAAACCAACAAAGTTTATTGAGATTGAATGAAGAAAACAATTTTTCTGATTTTTTAAAAAATTTTAATTCCAATCAACGTAGAAATATTAAAAGAGAGAGAGCAAGTATAAAAAAATATGGAGTAAAGGTTCAACCTCTTAGTGGGTCTCAAATAAATGTAATTAATTTAAAAAAAATGCATTATTATTATAAACTTCATTGTTCAAGATGGGGAGTATGGGGAAGTAAATACCTCACTGAATCATTTTTCACTGAACTTACATCAACAGAAATCAAAGAAAATATTATTTTATTTGAAGCAAAAGAAGAAGGAAGTGACAAAACTATTGGAATGTCATTATGTGTAAAAAACGAGAATATGCTTTGGGGAAGATATTGGGGTTCAGAAAAAAATATAGATAATTTACATTTTGAGACTTGTTATTACTCCCCGATTGAGTGGGCAATAGCAAATAAAATAAGATATTTTGATCCTGGCGCTGGGGGGAGTCACAAAAAACGAAGAGGTTTTATTGCTAAACCCAATGCAAGTCTTCATAGATGGTACAACTTAGCAATGGATTCATTAATAAGAGAATGGCTACCAAAAGCAAATAAGTTAATGCTTGATCAAATAAACGCTACAAACAATGAAGTACCTTTTAAGTTTGAAGAGCCAAAACTATCAAATACATAG